caactttcatgaagtaaactgtcactaaaagccttccttccgccggaaaaaatagtccctgaccgtgaacagcaacagaagttacattattacgccattagatggcggcaaagactgtctttatgagtgcgtcagtcagtagcgaagacttttacattgaaaagacaagaaaaagacgcaactgacaaatgttttgattaatgctgtcagtcacaggaaaaccccttaactgttaaaaggacaagataatacgttgggcatttaaacagattttttattatgaacaggactctgacctgaaggaaaatgaaactcaatctctttctcacaatactcttctacataatataGTAAGCTTCACTGAACAATACTGATTGAGAACAtccagtttacgttgctaagagtggttgctaagggtgttgtgtagtgatacacagaatcgctgggtgaagcggtcatagccgtgttttatcatgaataaaacacagtttttgaccaatcagaatcaaggacatgaactaatatatatgaatacatatatatatgatcacactcacactcatgcAATTGCTTTTAAATGATTCAAGTGCCACAAGACAAACGAGAATGTGCTGTTTGTGAATATCGTGTCTGTGTGACCTGATGCGTGCCAGTATCTAGTTCTTTCACgcttgaacaaacaataacacacagAATTATGTCAAAATGGCAGTTTTGTTGAGTATCCTCATAAGAGCAGTCTTAAATGACTTAAATAATGTCTTAAAAGACCTTAAAGAGTTGTAAGAAAATGAGATGCGTGTCAAATCCACAGGTCTTAAAAtcacagcagcctaataaaccagttgctgtgatgtctgtcattaatgttaatcaaagaacaaaggtaacagagaaaatatataaatgcaactttaataaggattaatctatatttcatttataatttatgctgtgaagactgtaaagtgtgtgataactttattcaatttctgtatatttccaTGTTAGACAAGTAGGAATATGACATAGTATGACACAGGTAAACACAGGTATGACATTTATCATAATGGGTGtatgtgaagattgttttaagttcacttaaattatCTTTCAaagcctaataaatgttgaaattgataaCTTTCAGTTATACTAATTTTGAATGTcttttagtgtaaaaaaaaatatatatatatatatattcaatagaGATATCAGTACCAGTATTAGTATCAGTTATACTGACCTTCACTCATAAAATGATGccatttaaagaaatatttaaaatatactctCTTTAAGATGTTTGTACATTAACTTGGATAGAAActttaaaattattacaatttaaaaatattaaggaCTCCAATGGTTTTAAATCACgatttaattacagaaaaaatatatatattaattcatttttttaatcaggTTTGGTATGGgttataatacataatacaGTGTTTTGGGGTTTGTTCAGTCTATGAGAGGTTTGTTCATGGAAAGTAAGCTTGAGAAATCTAAGTATGACATGCTAATGAATTTAAATCTAGTCCACACAGACACTTTTTTAAGCTATTGTAAGCTGGCTGAAATGGGGCTACCTCTAATTACAGAACCAAGGTCCTGCAGTTCTTAAAGGGAGGGCAGACAGCAAACAGGGTATTGAGGCAATGGAGATGTGGAGttccacacacatacacacacacattttcattcttTCTGTATTTCATATACACACACTAGTCTCTCTCCTCTCCATTTCCCCCCTGGGTAACAGTTAGCATGGCCCCACATCCTTAAAATTGATTCTTTATAGAGTGCTGTGGGGCTGAAAGGTGTGTTTGCTATAAAATTTCCTTCCCTGAGGTGCTGTGGAACACGGAGTGTTGGGAAAGGGAAATGGGAGGGGTGGCAGAGAACAAGCGAGGGATGGAAAAGAACTGAGATTGTGAATGAGGAGGATTTAAGCTTTTGGGTTTAGGATTTTGACACCTCGATACATAAAAAAAAGGTTTACATTGCGGCCCACTTTTTGAttttatgcatgtatgtgtgggTGTTTGTGTGCCCAATCACGGTCCTGCTGGAGAAAAGGGATTTGTCCATACCTCAGCCTTTCCCTGTTTCTTTCATCCCAGCTGATAGCAAAGTGACCTTGGATTTATCGCTGATATCGGTGGCCCGCTGAAAGAATATTTACGAGGTTCCCAGCATTTATGGCTTGGCCTAATTGTGCAGGTCGGGCTTTTATTGGCTTTGTGTCTGCGGCAGGAGTTGCCATCGGGGAAAAATAAACCTTGAACGCGGCGCACGTGACCACCGCTCTAAACAAGGATGATGGTTAACCACAGACAAGTGAAGAGACATATCCCAAAGCCTTCTGGCACAGACAGATGTCTGTGCTTAACATTCATTGTTTATTAGAGGGGAAGTATGTTATTGTGAATCTTGCCCACCTGTACGCCACATCTAAGTAGCTCTCTGGGTTATCGTTAAGCCAAATTCATATTCCTGTACGTTTAGGCGTGATCTGGATGTTAATAACTGTCTGCGTGTATTTAAATTGGAGCTAAAACTTACCCCTGTGCAGAATCAACAATGTTTTCGCTTCATATTTAATCAAATCACTGTTCAGGGTccaagattttatttatttattgcatgcAGTGCATTGACTGCATTATGACAAGCCTAGTCTGTGCCATAAATAAATCTATCACCGCAGAGATCACACCACGCACTGTCAAGCCAAAGGCTGCAAGAATAGCATCACAGAAGAGCCGGGTCATTAAACAGACACATGTAATGACAATCAAAGGAGTGCCGATAAGCATCTATGACATTGACTTTGCTGTTAAATCCGCCTCTCTCTAATGCCGTGCAACTGCTTCGGGACAAATGTAGGACAAAACATTGGCGTACTGATGTTTTATTTAGATTCAGCTGTATGAATCTGCTGGTTTTGATTATTGTAGTGCAGAAATAAACACATATGGAAATAATTGTTgataaaaatatgattaataattTGGTTTAGTAAGGtaatctgtctttctctctaATTTTTCAGCCAATCAGCGGGTAGCACATGGCAGACGGTTGCGGATTTGGTGAAACTGGAGAAGCACACGGTCACTGGACTGTCTCCGAACACTGTTTACCTATTCATTGTGCGGGCGGTCAACGCTTATGGCCTGAGTGACCCCAGCCCCATCTCAGAGCCTGTGCGCACACAAGGTCTGTACACTGGAGACCAATCAATTTTATGACCTTTTTTCATTGAGATCTTTGATGTGTAAATTTATGTTGTATAACTTTTATTTAAATAGTGAAACAAATTACACTATTTGTGATcagattaaaaataatttgtgcCTGTTTTcacatattatataaaaatctgTTTCATTTAATCTAGATTGCACCTTAtcataaaaacatcaaaaatatctcaaaaatcaaaagaaaaatattttattttattttattttatttattttaatacaataaacaataaataaagcaaGTACAAACatgatatataaatattcaatattgattaatatttaatattaataaaaaataaataaataaatagaataaaaattCCATATtgcttaaatgaaaattatatatattttttcatattaataCATACATCACAACATGTAAATTGTTACAAAAAGTAAACTTTgttattttaatgcaaaataaaatgcattatacttttcttgttttgtgatgAACTTATTACCCTTTGTATTTTTGACAGGTTTCTTGATACatcctatatttatatattcatatcaTTTAAAGATGTTGATATTGGATGTTTCTTGGTGTCTTTTGCAGATGTGAGTCCTACAGGTCAAGGTGTGGACCACCGACAGGTGCAGAGGGAGCTGGGAGAGATGGCCGTGCAGCTTCACGAACCATTGCTGCTGACGGCATCCAGCGTGAAGATCAGCTGGAACGTAAGTGCCACTGATATCTGCCCTCCGAATCAGCTCCTCACCGGCTCTATGATTCACCTGCCGGCTCACCTTATCTCATTTCTCTGTCTCGGTCGCCCTCTCTCCATCTGTCAGGTCGATCGTCAGTCTCAGTACATCCAGGGTTATCGTTTGCTTTATCGTCCTGTCGGCGGCTCCTGGTCCCAGCAGGAAGTGAAAGCTGCAACAGAGCGTAGCGCTGTCATCGCTAACCTGCTCAAAGGCACGGAATACGAGATTAAAATACGACCCTACTTTAACGAGTTCCAGGGTATGGACAGCCGCCCGCTGACGTTTCGCACACAAGAGGAGGGTGAGATATCTGCAGCTCTTTCAGTTTCCATTTGATGCACTTCAATTTAATTTCCTTCTAATCAATTCAATTCGAGTTCATTCAGCCCAGGCCAACTCAATTCTATTCTGTTGTACATAATATGAAGATGAATCACTTCATTCTGGAAAATAAAATTATGGAGAGGGATAATGGTGATTTACTATTAAGGACACTCACTTTtcaaattgtaattttaatttaattctcTTCCAGTTCCGAGCGCCCCACCTCGTGCTGTAACCGTGGCAACAGTCAAGCTCAGCAACAGCTCCAGCATCAGTGTATCATGGCAGCCTCCTCCCACTGAGATGCAAAATGGAGTCATCCAAGAGTATAAGGTGAGATTTAGATTACAATGTCCAATCCAGGTACTTGCAAAAAATAATTTGTCTCTTCTATctgtttataaatatattaatatatatatatatatatatattaattaaacaatgtgccgattaattaatctaattaatcacacatcaaatttggctgagaaaaTACCCCCAATTTCAAGTCATTAATTTGtgataaatgacaaaagcattaaatagacattacaaaatgtaactttagaaagaaatattaggcagaattttcatttttggttgaactatgcctttaatatttattgttttttcgGCGTGAAACATGATCCGGTTTCATGATATATCATTTGAGGATGTTAATattggatgttttcttttgcAGATGTGAGTCCTACAGGTCAAGGACCTGTGTTAAGACACTCAAGTATTTTTAAGTTTATATCTAAGTCTCATCTTGTTTCAGGTTTGGTGTTTGGGTAACGACTCTCAGACACGCTACCACATCAATCAGACGGTGGACGGGAATGTGCTGACCACTTTATTAAAAGGGCTTCTACCCGGCGTGTTGTACCAGGTGGAGGTGGCGGCAGTGACCAGCGCAGGAGTGGGCGCTCACAGCCAGCCCGTATCTGTGCTTATCAGTGAGTGTTCGATGCAAAAACATCCCTGACTATTAAACTGAAAGAATTAAAAGTGTGAAATGATGGGCTTGTGGAGTAGAAGTACAAAAAATTTTGTAAATTCTCTTTGATTGCTTTTTAAAGCCCCGCTCTGAGACTAAATTGCTTAATTCTTTCCAATAAGCTGAGTCCTATTAAGACATTCTGTCTGAGTAACACTTTGATCTGTCTTTGCTCTCTCCCTCTCTATCTCCCTCCTTTTCAGAATTGCCCGCAGAGCAGCCCACAGTCACAGGTGGAGGCAGCGAATCTGACGAGAATGTAAGTCTGGCTGAGCAGATCACAGACGTAGTGAAGCAGCCTGCCTTCATCGCAGGCATTGGCGGGGCATGCTGGGTAATCCTTATGGGATTCAGCGTGTGGATCTACTGCAGACGGAAGAAGAGGAAAGAGCTCAGTCATTACACGGCATCATTTGCATACACACCTGCAGGTATGCATGCACATATTACACCTTAAGAAACATTTAGCagagttattttagtattatttatatactgttatagtatttattcatattttgaatgttgcttttgtttttatatttaggTAGTAATTGTATGTGCTTTTTATGCCTTTAtgccatttttattagtttttgtgcTTCACTGTATTTTAGCTTCATTGTTTCCAAAATGTAATTGATTACAGTAAGCTGCAACTTTTcgttttagtttaagtttttcatctaatatttctattttatttcattttagctCTATTTAAATTTATGAAAATGCTTTTTAATAGTCTTAGTCTTTTTTTAATAGCCTTAGTCTTAGTTTTAGCTAACACAATGACATTTAATCTTGATATTTCTGCCTGTGGTTgaattgcattatatatttttacagttgGTTTTCCACATGGAGAAAGTTCTGGACTTAATGGAAGGTAAATGTCACTTTTAGACTTTTAAGCATCAATTCAGGGTGTAAATATAGAGACAGTATGGATTCTATTATTTTTTTGATTTGTCTGGTTATGCAGGCCTGGTATGCTGGGTACTAACATGGGAAATTACCCGTGGCTGGCTGATTCTTGGCCAACTACCAATCTCGTGCACAACGGGAAAGACACTGTGAACTGCTGTACGTCTAAACATGACACCCCGGAGAGATACTATAATGGTAAGACTCGCTGTTATAGAACAACACCACCGGCTGTACTGTTAAATTAATTGAACACTAAGTTTCCACAGCACAGAGTCTTATTAATTAAACGCTAATTAATTTACCATCACTTCCTCAGAGGCAGGAATCTCTAATTACCTCAACCAAAATGAGAAGTACAGTGCAGACTCCAACGAAGGCCCCATCTACAGCACCATTGACCCCACCAGCGAGGACCTGCGCAGTTTTACTGCTCAGTACTCTCAACATACCACGCCCTACGCCAGCACTCCCATCATGCCTTTCACCAACCAGGCACCCTGCAGCCCTGAACAAGATGGCAGCCATTGGATGACTCAGCCTGGAACCTCCAATGCTCAATATGCCCAGCCAGACCGCTCCAAGACTGATAACGGTATCTTATAAGTCTTATCTGTTCCCTTTAGAGCTAATATGAATGCTTTGCTTGGCTGAATAAGAGTGTTATTTTATCAGtttgtatatattattatagaatttattttagttttagtcattttagtaccTCAGCTTcaacttatttatttcagttagtttccCAGGCAAGGAACATTTCTAGTTCatcatataattaaaaaaaaaaattccaattaccgaaaatgattttttataattttagttttagttaacaatgaCAACACTGCTGAATTAAGGTAAGCTATTTTTTGTTCTTCACAAATCACTTGTTTTTCTACAGTAAAACAACCAAAGCAGAAGTTGATGGGGAAGCCAGTTAAAACACCATCTCTCAACTGGATGGATGCATTGCCACCTCCACCCCTCTCTGGAGAGCTGGACGAGTGTGAAGAGGAAGACGATAATGAACTAATCCAAGACATGGGGTAAAGTTCACTGGAAGGCTTCAGATTCATTTCACTGCTATGCCAGCTGGACCTgcctgaaaaataattttttttttgcattatttaaattaaaaagcaATCATTTTGATACTATTGGTGATTTTCACGTTATTTAAAGTCTTGACAAAAATTTTCAGTCTTCATTCAATTAGATAGGCGCTGAACTAGTAGAAAATAGCTGCCCGGAGAGTATTCCATTAAGACTTTGGCAGACAAAGTAAATCTCAAGTCTCACCTCAAGTTCTTAAACACGCTTTCAGCaattcattttagtttttaactTGATTTCCATGTCTACGAGTTGACATCTTTTACCAATTTGCAGCATGTTGGCTAGCTTGGCCTCACTTAGCCTTCTGGACAAAGTTTTGCTGATTGTTCCAGGAACAGTCTCAAAATTCGCAGGGCCAGAGCAGTTTAATTGCTGTTGACAAGGCTGTATATGGAGGCTAACAAAGTTAGCGATATGCTATCCTTGAGTCTGGCCTGTTTCCTTCTGATGGCCTGACTGAATTATGTTTCTTTTTCCTGGTCTGTATCGCATTAGTTCCTTGTTAGTGAAGCTCACGGTCAGCGGTAGCCGCAGAGTGCCCCGGCCGCAGGCGCTGACGGGTAGAGATGCTCTTATTGCTTTCTGCCGCCACTTCAGCCCAATGGCTGCCCGTGAGGGGCACTAACGAGGGTGCGTCACATTAGCCGCAGCGGTTAACCAGCCCAGTGCAGATCTGTGAATCCGATAACCTTGACATAGCCTCCCACAGTAACCGCATTAGCCAGTGACAGGTACAACCCTTCTCAAGTTTCTTCCTCCAAGCATTAGACGTTATTCAGGGCACAAGAACGCAATGCAACACTCACAGCCAGACTGGATTTTCATAACTAGCCCTCAAATGTGTGATGAACTCATGGATCACAAGGTTAACCTTTGTGCCAGCCTGAAGGCGAGAACATTGGCTCTGTTACTGCATTATATGACTATAATCTTAATAACTCACCCTTGAGCTCAGCAAGGCTCGAGAACTCAACAAAAATTTCAAGCAGCCATGTACGTACTAAACCAAAAACGCTCCGTGTGTAGGTGTCATTCAGCTCAGCGGTTTGCCCTCAAAGTGCCCAAGGCAAAACATTGAGTCAGTGTCACTCAAAATGCCACTGCATTAAACTTATTTTCCATTGCTCTTGCATGGATTGGTCCCACAAGAGCTGAAAGATCACGCATATTGTTATCTGGAGGCCAGGCTGTCTCATTTGACAGAACGGCAGCAGGAATCGATATGCCACCGGTTGCATTGACCCGGTGATTACTGCAGCAGGCAATCATAATGAGTGTGCCGTGATTGATTTAGCACAGAGGTACTGGAGTTACTTAACCTTCTGCTAAAAATGAGGGAATTTAGTTATAAAGCAGAAAAAAGTCACTTATTCTCCCAAACTTAATTGAGAAGGGCAAGTGAGTGATAAGAAAATTGATGTAATAGTTGGATAATGTGTGGGGTAGAGCATTTGCTCTGACATCAACTCAAGTTtgaggccctgtttacactagtgcgttttcgTTTTAAACTGCATTTTATAATGAAAACGATCCTCGTCTATACTGGCATGGGTATGCTcgtgtaaacagttgcctcttgcaAACAAACCACCAGCCCAgggctgtgtttcccaaaagcattgtaagcctaagttgatcgagCCTAAGTTGGAGCTACAATCAACTTAGGTTTACAAttcttttgggaaacgctaccctggTCTGTAATTGTTGTTTTCCGGTGGGCAGCCACACCATTATTTTCGAAAGTCTCCGTTTTGGTCCGTTTACACTGAAACGCAACCCCGCActtttcaaactaaaacgggGTCTACAGCATTTCCAAAAGTCTCCGTTTTCGAGGGTTGAAAACGCTGGAGTAGTGACAGGCCTTTCCAAATTCTGCCACCTTTCTTCTGTATCATTTGCCATCTGCTAATTTCCTCATAAAAtggcacaaaataaataagaaaaaagaaaagcaatatattgatatataaagtGATATGTATATAAGATTTAGCCCTTTTAAAAATGGCCGGTAGCCTTTAATTTACATCACAGCCAGCAAAACATGAGTTGCTGCAAAACGATGGCTAGTGTGAGTAAATTAGGATGAAGAAAAGTTCTTATTTTAGAATGTATACGCCCTTGCAAATATGAGTTTTCAATattcatatacagtacagtccaaaagtttggaaccactaagatttttaatgtttttaaaagaagtttcgtctgctcaccaaggctacatttatttaattaaaaatacagtaaaaacagtaatattgtgaaatattattacaatttaaaataactgttttctatttgaatatgtttcacaaagtaatttattcctgtgatgcaaagctgaattttcagcatcattactccagtcttcagtgtcacatgatccttcagaaatcattctaatatgctgatctgctgctcaagaaacatttaatgtgtacaattgtacaaaatatttgtgtacaatattttttttcaggattatttgatgaatagaaagttcaaaagaacagtgtttatctgaaatctaatcttttgtaacattataaatgtctttactgccacttttgattgatttaatgcatccttgctgaaaaaaagtattcatttctttaatttctttaaaaaaaaaatttaaaaaaaaattcttactgaccccaaacttttgaacggtagtttataatgctacagaagctttgtatttcagataaatgttgttcttttgaactttctatttatcgaggaatcctgaaaaaaaaaaaaaaaaagtaatacacaacattgaaaataatcataaatgtttattgagcagcaaatcagcatattagaatgatttctaaaggaccatgtgacactggagtaacgatgctgaaaattcagctttgcatcacaggaataaattactttgtcaaatatatttaaatagtacacaattattttaaattgtaataatatttcacaatattactgttttttactgttttttaacattaaaaatcttagtggttccaaacatTTGGACTGTActaattgatatatatatatatagatatatatatatttgtgaagTCGACTTTTTAGTCATATTGTAGGGCTGTACTTTATTTTTGGACCTCAAAATAATATTGACACTTTTCTCCTCACACAGGTCAGATGAGGAAGAGTGGTGTCCTCCTCTTCCGGAGAGGACCTACCTCATGGACGGCACGATGGAGGACGGTCCTGCTCCTCCTCCTAGAGGAGAGGCTCCTTCCCCAACCACGTCCTACAGCCACCAGTCCACCGCCACCTTAACCCCATCTCCCAGAGACGATGGCCACTGCCACGATATACCACGCTTACACCAGCTCGAACCGACACAGATGGCACGGTGAGATGCCCACATAAACCTTCAAAAtgatatttcactatttttttgTGCATGTCTTTTTGACAGGTCAGCATTTCAGTTTATTCCCCTTTTATTTTCCACATAAATTGCATAAAAAGTTTATGGAGTCCTTCAGGAAACTGCTCTCCTGCATTTTAGTTCTCTGCATTAATAGAAtagtttatttgttttcacTCTCTTAGGTGAATttttacagtgttattgtttgtTCCTGCAGGAGAGAATAtgttttatgaataatttattccTCCGCATGTCCGTATTTGTAGATTATCACAGCACAGAGCAAATATTGAGACTCTCATTAAGCTTCCTGCTAGACTGCAGTTGTGCCAAGTTTAGAAAGATCATTTACTTTTACAAAGTGCTGATCTTGGCCTACTACGTTTTTCATTTAATATGAGTGCATATAATAGTGTCCATGTGCCTTGTTGGCTcagaaaatgcagctttgagtTAAAACAGAGATCCATTGAGTGGGGCGCATTTTAGTTCGATATAAtgtaattttctaatttactgATTATATTTCATCCTGTCAAACTTTGTTCTAACTGACAGCCGGTTGCCGTGTGGACCAGTGCCTGTGCCGCGAGCGCCAAGCCCCCCTCTAACCCAGTCCAACCCAAACCTGTCCGCCAACCAGGAGTGTCCTGACAACACTGTGCCACACCGCTCAGCGCATAAACGGGACCTGAGCCAAGGAGCTGCCCAAAGTGTAGAGAACATCAGCAACACCACACCAGGTGTGTTTCAGTTCTCCATATAAACAAGTTTTGGCGATGTTAACTGAAGTAAAATACTACATTCCATGCTCCCGGCAATATAAAAATAGACACACTTCACAGATCTCCTACAATTGTTATAGTTGCATCATTGTCTCATGTCACATTCCCCCTTGCAGTTCGAGCGAGGCCCTCTGCAGACCAAACGCCTCCTGGGCAGAAGTCCAAGGTGAAGAAGAAAACCTCCAAGAGCGGTCAATACCGAAGAGATATACTGCAAGGCGGTGAGTTACTGACCAGGCCTTTCCCAGAATGAAGTTAGTTAATCATTTATCCTGCTCCTGCATCGTTAACATGCTGCTCACATCTCTGCAGACCTGCCCCCTCCACCAGAGCCGCCTCCTGAGGATGAGATCGACTGTGCTCAAGTAGGGGCATTCGAATGTGGGCAGACGTCCCTCGAGAGAATGGGCAGCTCCCATTCCTCCATGGAGAGGAGAGAACAGAGCACACCCAATCGGAAAAACTCTTCTCATAGACGGATAGATGGTTAGAGAATACATGACAGTCTTAAATGCTGTTATTcctttttcacacacacacacacacacacacacacatgtttgtttttgtgaattgtggggactttccatagacttcaatgcattttacactgaacaaactgtacattctatccccctaccctgcccctacccctaaacctaaccctcacaggaaactgtgcaaacttttactttttcacaaaaactcattctatatgatttataaacccatttacattgtggggaccgctggctggtccccacgatgtaggtgaactcaggtttatattacatcatggggacatttggtccccacaatgtaatataaacaaaagcacacacacacacacacacacacacacacacacaaacaggcgCACCTATCTTAGTGGGGTCTCTCCATAGgcttaatggtttttatactgtacaaaccatacttcctatccccctaccctacccctattcctaaacctaaccatcccaggaaacattctgcatttttacattttcaaaaaaacatcttttagtatgtttattaatccatttcccTCGTGGGGACCACTGGCTGGACCCCACAACGTAGGTGATCTCaggtttttattacattgtggggtccccacgatgtaatacaaacaagaacacacacacacaggtttgtttttgtgaattgtgggtatattccatagacgtaatggtttttatactgtacaaaccatattttctatcccctacaatacccctacccctaaaccaaCCCATCagaggaaactgtgcacatttttactttctcacaaaaactcattctgtatgatttataagccttttgaaaagtggggacatgggtaatgttccctctaattttttttctcgctgagcaaaacttttctctgttgagcgcacattttggccacctgagcaaaaacatactttatatcagacctgtacaatgatcgtaaacacacacacacacagacacacaaaaatggttttatcatacaaatgtaacatttaactttaatgtgccgtttctattttatttgacccttgacgtaacttagtgatttattaaataatatgtttgagaacaagcagttcagtcactaaattaagcataattttaggttacttgagattttttcacattgctgtgttaa
The nucleotide sequence above comes from Chanodichthys erythropterus isolate Z2021 chromosome 10, ASM2448905v1, whole genome shotgun sequence. Encoded proteins:
- the robo3 gene encoding roundabout homolog 3 isoform X3, with protein sequence MEFRRTLDALLVSFALICLSQGSRPRLEDAAPRIVEHPSDLIVSKGEPATLNCKAEGRPTPMVEWYKDGERVETDREDPRSHRMLLPSGSLFFLRIVHGRRSKPDEGVYVCVARNYLGEAVSRNASLEVAILRDDFRQTPSDVVVAAGEPAVMECIPPRGHPEPTISWKRNNVKVNDKDERITIRGGKLMISNTRKSDAGMYVCVGTNMVGEKDSDPAELVVFERPMFVRRPVNQVVLADDTVDFQCEVQGDPTPTIRWRKEEGELPRGRFEIRADNSLRLTQVKAEDEGSYTCLSENSVGKAEASGTLQVHVPPQIVVRPRDQISAQGRTVTFLCGTKGNPPPAVFWQKEGSQVLLFPSQPPSQAGRFSVSLSGELTITDVHSEDSGYYICQAISVAGSILTKALLEVESSPSDRIPPIIRQGPANQTLAPGTTAQLQCHVMGNPLPSIQWERDGQRILGNDERISLMENGTLQITALQETDSGAYTCVASSLSGETSWSGVLRVKESGGLSVPPVSEPYQLPGPPQKPVVTDVTRNSVTLTWQPNAHEGGAAVTSYIIEAFSQSAGSTWQTVADLVKLEKHTVTGLSPNTVYLFIVRAVNAYGLSDPSPISEPVRTQDVSPTGQGVDHRQVQRELGEMAVQLHEPLLLTASSVKISWNVDRQSQYIQGYRLLYRPVGGSWSQQEVKAATERSAVIANLLKGTEYEIKIRPYFNEFQGMDSRPLTFRTQEEVPSAPPRAVTVATVKLSNSSSISVSWQPPPTEMQNGVIQEYKVWCLGNDSQTRYHINQTVDGNVLTTLLKGLLPGVLYQVEVAAVTSAGVGAHSQPVSVLIKLPAEQPTVTGGGSESDENVSLAEQITDVVKQPAFIAGIGGACWVILMGFSVWIYCRRKKRKELSHYTASFAYTPAVGFPHGESSGLNGRPGMLGTNMGNYPWLADSWPTTNLVHNGKDTVNCCTSKHDTPERYYNEAGISNYLNQNEKYSADSNEGPIYSTIDPTSEDLRSFTAQYSQHTTPYASTPIMPFTNQAPCSPEQDGSHWMTQPGTSNAQYAQPDRSKTDNVKQPKQKLMGKPVKTPSLNWMDALPPPPLSGELDECEEEDDNELIQDMGSDEEEWCPPLPERTYLMDGTMEDGPAPPPRGEAPSPTTSYSHQSTATLTPSPRDDGHCHDIPRLHQLEPTQMARRLPCGPVPVPRAPSPPLTQSNPNLSANQECPDNTVPHRSAHKRDLSQGAAQSVENISNTTPVRARPSADQTPPGQKSKVKKKTSKSGQYRRDILQGDLPPPPEPPPEDEIDCAQVGAFECGQTSLERMGSSHSSMERREQSTPNRKNSSHRRIDAEDDLIPYNKPNFLSRGQMSSNCSTTGSSSSRGSTGSRGHGTSRKRNDCFPIDTNSSVMGTGLHISEEMR